One Cricetulus griseus strain 17A/GY chromosome 5, alternate assembly CriGri-PICRH-1.0, whole genome shotgun sequence genomic window carries:
- the LOC100760752 gene encoding peptidyl-prolyl cis-trans isomerase A-like produces MPLSPVASSCSHGQPAVFFIMSDGKSLGCVSFELFADKFPKTAENFHALSTGEKGFGNKGSSFHRIIPGFMCQGGDFTCHNGTGGRSIYGEKFEDENFILKHTGPGILSMANAEPNTNGSKFFICTAKTEWLDGKHVVFGKVKEGMNIVEAMERFWSRNGKTSKKITISNCGQL; encoded by the coding sequence ATGCCGCTGTCCCCTGTTGCCTCTTCCTGCAGCCATGGTCAACCTGCCGTGTTCTTCATCATGTCTGATGGCAAATCCTTGGGCTGTGTCTCCTTCGAGCTATTTGCAGACAAATTTCCAAAGACAGCAGAAAATTTCCATGCTCTgagcactggagagaaaggatttgGAAATAAGGGTTCCTCCTTTCACAGAATTATCCCAGGATTCATGTGCCAGGGTGGCGACTTCACATGCCATAATGGCACTGGTGGCAGGTCCATCTACGGAGAGAAATTTGAGGATGAGAACTTCATCCTGAAGCATACAGGTCCTGGCATCTTGTCCATGGCAAATGCTGAACCAAACACAAATGGTTCCAAGTTTTTTATCTGCACCGCCAAGACTGAGTGGCTGGATGGCAAACATGTAGTCTTTGGGAAGGTGAAAGAAGGCATGAACATTGTGGAAGCCATGGAGCGTTTCTGGTCCAGGAATGGCAAGACCAGTAAGAAGATCACCATTTCCAACTGTGGGCAACTCTAA